The Topomyia yanbarensis strain Yona2022 chromosome 3, ASM3024719v1, whole genome shotgun sequence nucleotide sequence TTATATCCGTAAATAAGGTAACTAACTAATCAATTGTATGTTCTCTCATATACTTTCACAATTCTTTTATctcaaacgtacaaacgctcgtggcctttatgataacacaaacctggtccgCACATACTTGCGCCCGCCAGCATTAAACACCCCAGTAATTAAGAGAACGTTTTAgctcttataaatttacaaacgcggtctcaagcattaacctacCGTTAGCGCGATCATGGATCCGGAAGTCCCTATCCTCGCCTTAGCAGtttagactcatgccttcagttggggCAATAAAAAAATGTCCCTCATATCCCCTAGActagcggttctcaacctttttcgtaccacggaccccttagaaatcactcTGGTTGCTGTGGACCCCACGGATAAAAATAGATtgtgtatgctatcaatatgttattttcagtttgttaggaaacaagacttgaaatttcaatatgcactcggaaaatatagcTTTCTTCGCAGaaccccagcaacgacttcacggctCCCTAGGAGTCTGCGGATCCCATGTTGAGAATCACTGCCCTAGACAACACGGCGACATagccgggaactctagtgatatgtctcttttagtatctgaaccgtacactgaaacttaaacatcagattcacggtccatgCGATCATTCAAAAACACACGCTAATATGCGAAtgaccacacggttataaattTCAATATATCCTCGCGATGTTATAAACATGTTAGCAcgcgcgacaaacacgttaacatacaaacgatcGAGTCTTTCGCGATGATCTACGCACACATACGCCCGCaatctcgcaaacaggataacatcccggtgactaagtgaatgttttagcgCTTCTAAATTTACAAAAACGGTCTCAaaagtgaacctacaaacgctcgtgttcgCGCGGTTAAGTCCGAAAGTTCTTGCAGCCTAGGTCTATGCCTTCCgttggatcaataaaaaatgactcATATCCATGActacatgaccgggaactctagtgatatgaaagaactcactttcttctagcattgTGACCGTGTACCAAAAAGTCAGCTTCAGATTCACGGTTCTCGTGCGGGATtggaaatcgaacccaggtgagctgctacaaggttatcgatttatcaactacgctatgcccgccccttcTCCCTAGTTTAATTGCTCTATTTAAAAATCTTTATTGTTAAAAGATCATAAAAATAACCGTAATGGTCTCTTActcttaattaaattaaaatattcccTCTTGTATACCAAACCATATTCTtggttttaagatagttgtaaaatgTTCTTCTTagttctttttgcctttctcatatagaaaggttatgcaatcactctgaaaaacgtcaacctaatcccggcccggagggccgagtgtcatatcccattcgactcagttcgtcgagatcggaaaaagtctgtatgtgtgtgtgtgtgtatgtatgtgtgtgtatgtgtgtgtatgtgtgtgtatgtatgtgcgtatgtgtcaaataatgtcactcatttttctcagagatggctggaccgatttgcccaaacttagtctcaaatgaaaggtgcaaccttcccatcggctgctattgaattttggatcgatcggaattctggttccggaattacgggtttaagagtgcggccacacagaaatttctcatctaatctataggaaaaattaaaaatagaatttttatttttgatgctaaatgtcttcaaggtgcatgaaacgtcgagctttgatgcaaactcgaaaaaaaatttgacgactattcacttttttagattttggcacatttttgcctttctcatatagaaaggttatgcaatcactctgaaaaacgtcaacctaatcccggctctaataattttttttttgactctcaaaaggtttctggattttaacaggggcgtagttgatggtttaaggagaggggttacacccctccccctctaccgttcactcccctctcttaaaaatctccttaaatcacccctcagccctcatacccctccccatcaaccccatcatctttaaaccatcactatatcacaaagcaaaccaatttaagctggggagtcgttcgttcatggaactttcgcccacctcacatacccacccccgcatgacaaaatgagttagcaagcagataacattgatctaatactgattaggctaatgaagtacgatattttttgtttcaagtgtttcaccgtcgacacgtagctcatcaagttcgtggctggcaagctattgtgtataaatgcaaagtgtactaagaatgtaatggacatttccacaactatgttgaacataaaaagcctccgtgctatagtttagagaaatgagaaaggcacaattgcaccgctaggtggattaaaacaggttttttagtgttttccTGCTGGAGCTGTACAGCTAGGGTCTTGAAAGTGCTCTCCGCCAggatcacttactttaattgtaGAAGAGACGAGGAATACTACCCACCAAagcactgcttaaggccaattgcagcgggccgtgattctgaatgtgatatttattgtacggttcGTGCGGGCGTAGAGATTTCACGATCGCGTACATTATCGCAAAGGGTTCGAGCGTTTGTGTGCTAACGTGTTCGATCACGCAggcgtttgtatgtcacgtgtgctagcgtgtatgtaaattCGTATgtaaaattcgattttataaccatgATTCCATTCGCATACTCGCGTGTGTTCTTCGCTCAACTGGTTTAGCAAAAActtatttaaaatcggtgaaagaccattctCGAACAGAATGTTTAGAGAAACTGAGTTAAACCCCCCGTTAATAATCAAGAATCCTGATGCCATCTTTGCTAGTATAGACCATTTGGATTTCTaacaacgcaaggcaatcgttcgtccctttgcggAAGCTAAATTGTGCATTACCGTCACGCCGCACCCAAAATAGtgttcatcgctgtttctctcgttaacccatcgacgaaccggcgccaataactgcttttttggctttcattagactcttcaaaCGCGATTCTAACGACGCACGCTGTCGATAACTAGCGGTTAACCCGTCGTCcaggaaggccttatatgcagtggacttcttcgcgtacagctctgagcactcattgtcccaccacggggtgggagaccgtccgtgggtgttcgcgccgggtactggtttagtctgagctcaATTCGTGCTGTCGAgtatcaagccagccaaaaacctgtatttttcctccggaggaagagtcctactgaggctctaggaggaCTGTAGTGGTAAGCGATGCAaagattagaacttgacaagcttCAATTTCAATGCCTAGTGTCGAAGGAAGgttaattcgattgaaagaatagcatttttaatccctaaaagtactctttcgtaagagtcttctcgattcagacgaattatattaaaatcgtggaggttaagatttatatcggaagttttatataatgcgaaagcatcacattttaaactttgaaaatttgaaggaatcgattttctatGCCTTTACCCtcgaaggatacgatcactGCAAGGAAGGGTCATTTAGTAATCAACTGCTTGAAAAATGTATCAGAAGGTTTTTAAGAGAATCAGTAacgttgaaagctgtgaaaatttagtccactatgtcagaaaatttcattagtccattactAGACTGAGTGtctgaaaaaaggggacacttgagGTTTCTTGTGGCCCTGGATATATTGGGTACACCTAGTtgtaattaaaatttccaagtccggGAACAGATCGCTGCAGGTTTAAGGTAGCCCTTCCGTTGGGTTTATTAGATGCTGTTGGGGCACTCTCAGAGGAGGACATATTGGGACCCCTACGAGGTAGTCTAGGGGAGGCAAAAactctcctcttcctggattcccccgAGTTAACGAGAGATGTTTCCTCTTGAGGAtcatcagattcttgctcaacgcgagCCAAACGAGCAAaagtttctgcataagagcgcttcgagcgttccttaaggaaGCGCTTCATTTTATCCCCGCGCATGACATGATTTTAGAGCATGCGAAAGGCTCCcacagtaaatacacttttcagtttctcaaCTGCAAGAGTCATCGTCTTGCTCTTCCTCGCATTAGCCGCACcttttttttattgccacaataggtggctgcgTGGCCGAACTGcatgcaattgctgcagcttattacccgcggtacaaacaggcgagcTTTGTTAAGGATGATATAGTTGGGAAGGGAATTAAGTCctggcgaaggtcacccgaagcgagtctgATAGGGAGTAGCtggtcttacctccctcggtgtttgctgTATAcaaggggtccttaaagcagccaactccgtgctccaacagttcttcgcactTCAGGCACGGTTCGGACAcaaccccatcgatttctacggCCATAGCAGGCACGTAGAATTTCAATTCCTGCGCAAAACGCTCACAGCAGCAAGTCGGACCGAGATCAttcacgtatcttgtttgcccgaacatgCGTGATCTGAGTTACTGCCGGTACTGAGTAGTCAGGCcctgaaaaagtttttctataTTATCCGGTTTCACCCCAGCTCAAAAATACACTATCCATGGTCCATAGGAATCTAGTGGGTACTGTTTTATTCGGGGGCAATGCGGGTGTCAGGGTAATCAGAAACTGCCATATTAACATCAGATGGCATTtcgcacgagggcagagcgctGTATAAACgaaaatgtgtcttattatCAGGTTACAAGGTAGAGAGAAAGAAGGGATaaagaaagaaagcaaacgagaggaaaaaaaatctatctGCAGCAACGTCGATTGTTCTGCGGCAtagaaaacaatgtactggatttccGGACGGCACCAACAGAACGGCAGCTAACAAACAAACAAAGGCTGGCCTTCACTCACTGAAACACCGAGTACCACTGTGAAGTAAATCAATCTGCTTCGTTCAAAGTCTCCGAAACAACTGAACGAACGTATTATGATGACTAAATAAATGTAAGATGTCCTGCGTGATGTTCCACAAGAAAAGGAGCATAGCATATTGCATTGACTTACTACGCGAAACCAAGTTTGCCGGCTGTTCGGTCATTTATGGAAACTGTCCTTCAATGTCAGTTTCTTTCGTCgagcagcctagataagccatgTAGTGTCAGTAGTGGTTTAGCCAGCTAAAAAGTACAGTATGGACCTCCTGTTCCGGAGGTAAGAACACACCAAACTGGGAACCCCAATttcatagtgtcatgcgacccatgctatggttaaaattgttgagggggtttaaaatattctcagtgGCGAACGGAGCCCGGAAAGCGCCAGACGAAGTCCCCAGTATTCCGCATTACGCAGCGAAATATTCTCCGACGAAGGTCGGCAATATTTTGTCGGATTTTTTTGCTGGAGATTTGGTGAGATtttcggctgatggtagttcggtgatgTTTTACTGGATTTCGatgatcaaatttcgatgtgtataGACGAACCTGGCCAGAGCCCGTGTGGCATGGCCGCATAACGagtcatcaccttctgatgatttcaaaagcgttgtatcatattgtagcagaaatgagCTTCCGCTTATTATGGGCTGTGGTGCAAATGGTCATCAAATCATTTAGGGTAGTTTAGATATCAATCTGAGAGACTCATGATAAAGTACAtaatagactgcccagaaaaataatgaatttttgaaaactcaagcggcccacccctgagtcgattcctagtcccatcaggagcacttgctccaaatttgaagcaaatcggacaagtctttTTCTAGtcggagtcggatcgctttgcagtcttcaacaaagttgtagataataaaattatcttcttaagtttcacttttggtgataatctgatgtatacagtgccacctagcggcgaaaatgtgagcaagagggttttctccatgtaaattgtcgaaaaatcccatacaaacttcaagcacgttggtccggtagctagacttgttcgatttggctcaaatttggagcagacactcctggtgggactacgaatcgactcaggggtgggcagatgggggtcatttttttctgtcactctagtacataagtagtacacaACTGCATATACTGAAAGTAGAAAACCGATCAACTTTTGTGAGGTCTGGGAGAGAgaaggtgttagacataacgcttGGCTCTGAAAGAGTTTCGTATGAGCTGGTAAATTAGCGGGTTCCAAATGAATCTGAACCGTGGTGCATATGACAAACATCATCTAATATGCATGAAACTGTTCAGCAGTAGCGCAATTTCGATTTCGAGCTGTTGGCCGTCTTTACATAGACGATACCGTGCTTGGatgactgaaactcagagacatactaatcGAATAGAATCCTCATCGAATGTGGTAAAGAGCATTAGACTTACTCGCAGGCGATTTAAACTACTTTAATTTACTTGCTGTTTTTCCTACCCATCCAATTCCACTTCTTCCCTCCTACTCCTTTGCTTCCGCTCAGAAAATGATGAGACAACACGGCAGGGAACAAATCGCCGattacatacggggaacgtaaCATTTGAGCCAACACATTCTGATTCGTAGCATCATTTTCGATTTTTAAggaacataaataaataaaaaaaaatcaaagccatTTTTTGAGTTCTTTCAATTTTTGCGTCAAGTCTAAGTTACTTGCAAGTTTCCGCAATGCAAGAAAAGTTGTTTGCTGATGTAACATACCAAAATCGAACCTGATTTTCAGCTAACGAGTAACATACTATATTTCTTCCCACGGAAACCATTGGATTAAAACCAAGAGCATCTTAAATTAAGGCATTTGTGTATCgagttcgtctcatcagaatctaacAATGACTTGGTGTTGTTTCTAGTCTAATGTTTCAAAAAACAAACGAAACTCGCCTGAATCGTTGTTCTACCATTCATCTCTCCGGTAACAATAATAGATCAAAGAGAAAATCTGTGTGTTAATAAAGGTAGCATTTCCATCAGAACATAATGTACTAATTAAACCCACACCCAAACTGCATTTACATGAACGATACATTATTTTGCTGAACATATAGATACTGAtcttctttttaatattttatcgTCCTTCGTCACCCCCCGATAACATATGGATGTAACCCGGACAACCTGATCGGCTCAGATCGTATGGAAAAACATCCATTTTCTGGTGTGGGATTTGGGAGGCCAGCAGAGTTTACGGGCAGCATGGAGCACGTATTACACAAACACAGAGGTAAGATAGTCAGTTACTACTTGTTTCAACGCCCGCTTCCAGTTCAAACATTGGGCACTGATCTTACCTATCACGTGTCAACATCTGTGCGGTTATTCTCGCGAGCGGGAGGGGTTGCAACGGTCGTACAACAGCACTCGGTGATAATAGGAAAGGCAAACATGTGCGTtgtgtttcatttatttttttattatccaTCGTCTTCACCCGTGGAAATAAGCTTGTTTGGGCTGGAAGTTGGTTATTTTTAGACAAACATGTGCGCCTTACGTTCTCGTTTCATTTCATTGTACCTAGGTACAATGCAACTGCTTTGTAAACAAAAATTTCTCATGTTTACttgtctgtttattttttttggtcTACTACTTTCCTGGGTGGATTCATTCATGCGATTCGGCCCACCACTCAACTATTGAATTTAACATGATGAAACAGTTTATCATAATGGTGATCGATTCGACGGACCGTGAACGATTGGCGGTGACGCGGGAAGAATTATACAAAATGCTGCAGCATGAAGACTTAACCAAGGCTAGTTTGCTTGTGTACGCCAATAAACAGGTAGGAGATTATGGTAATCAATcttgttttatttcaattaatccTATGTCTCGTTTCCAGGACCTACAAGAATCTATGAGTGCAGCGGAAATTTCCAAACAGCTAGATTTGACATCAATCAAAAAGCATCAGTGGCACATACAATCGTGCTGTGCGTTAACAGGCGAAGGGTGAGAACGAATTCAGTTTGCCAAACTGTTGATTAAATTGATTCCCTTTCTGTTTTAGGCTTTACCAAGGTTTGGAATGGATAGCTCAAAGGATTAAAAAGAAATGACACCCTCCCGAACAGTGAACCGATGCAACCAATCAGGGAATATTCGACGAAATACTGGCAGAAAGCAAGTGATAGTTGTACGCTAATCAACATCCTTATCCTAAACCCCCctgtataaaaaaaaacatttgtaaCAAATTGTGTCAAGGGCAGTAACAAATTACTCAAGATGGTGTTAGAAAAGTGGCATTTGTGATCTACAGAGTTGAGCACCTATCATACTTCGCTTTAATAAAGCCTGCCCCCACCCTTCCACTCCTGTTCGTTAATTATAAATACGTAAGCTGAAACTTGACATTACTTGCACCAACCACTATCACACACACAGAACAGGGAGAAAACCTCACAAATACCTTACATGCTGCTAGATAGAGCCATGCGCGTCAAGGAAATCCCCATAGCACTTGTTGCTTTTCCCTGCCCGTAGATAAGTGTTTTATTTCTGATTTATAATTTAATATAGGTATGAAGTGAATCAAGGcgaaaaaggtgaaaaatttaaaaaaaatactattaCATTATCAGTTAATAAAAAAACCCTTAAAATCCTCATGAGCATGTTTTAAAAGTTTCCAACGCTAGAGAAATTTCGTGTTCTTAGCATCGTGGTTAtttcaaatattattttcaaagCATCAGATATAACTTTCTGCCTGATTTATTCCGAAATTCGATATAACTTCTAAAGGAGCTTACCAGTCAAGTCTCGAGCGAAGAATTTGTATCTGGCGCATGTCGCAGGTCGGTGATATGAAAATGGATGTAAATGacttaaaactttttttttaattattcttctttATAAGCATCTTTCTGCTGATTTTAAACAGTGTCTGTAGTCAGTGAAAAACAAATATATACCTATTTGCTGTTTTCATAATAGTTTACCACAATTTCATTcctgaagaaatattttttctgggATGAAATATTTCAACGTTTCACGTGCAGATGTCGCAGTTGTAGCATTAATTCGAAGCTTTTACAGGTTGTGTGAAAAATATCTGAAACACCAAGCCAGTCGACATTTAGGCATGCACCAATGAGCAGAAATGTGTGCTTTATTTCCTATTTGATATTGTTGTTGAAACAGTATAGCAGGTACACCTCCTATCAGATCCAGGAGGATACATCTGGTATTGCTACAACGGATTGATTATACACTGAAATCTTTTTCATGCGTTTTTTATTGCGGATTTTACAAGCTCTATGGTTTATTATGAGAATTTCACAAATTAGTTATTGGaggcgtttcgagttcctcttatcagaattcgacactaatttaattaacggactaagctagcgccgggttgacgctagctccaaaaaaaaacgaaaacacgatttgtgtttctgagcaaacctctaATCCTACGTGATGTCCCGTAAGAAAAGAAGtgatttaagctgatgagaattaatgaaccgaaacttggtttggtttagCAGGCCAATGCAAtctgcactatgctatatttctccttggtggagaaaaattttgggtaaaaagttatgttttctccactaaggagaaaattgttttaaaccactTTGCGCGTAAAGGACACGATATAATTCCCACCACATTTCCCACAAcgagccttattgctacaatgggaggctgtgtgtcgtCCCATTTGTTtccaattagtacagttcatgacccgtgacacaaagaggcgaacaggtagactaaccttgtcaaagaggaggtagttaggtagagcagaaccggcgaaggtcacccgataagagtctgagacctgagttgacgtatattttcttctcatcagctgcgactgatgctgaatgcaaacggtTTTGTGAggcacatttgtaccccagagctatttgcaatTTATGTTattccgttacagtttattttaactgcaagcaactAAACATtgcccgcttaaagtttgtctggggtacaaatgtacccccaaaacggtttacgttagtgttttgtcatgtatACATAATTCGGAGAATTCATTATAtctttttaaaagcaaaatatcgatacatagtaagcgagaaacttgcttAAAATTGTATAAGCTTCAACATTGTTGAACAATCgaatctgttatttgatataataaagctactatagcaaagtaactagaaaatgcgctCGGATcgttatcgtaatttttgcttttgtggATGAAAGAGGCAAAATACATTCGTGAATATGCAATACGACTCGATTCGTCATCTTCTGTAGCTCAAACTCTAGAGTatacttactttatatacacgtacaatgcaccggctctacttgtcccttcgacggcttccttttttatttccatTACTCCATCTGGAACACTGTTTAAAAAAAAGTATCGGaataaacacactttttgaCCTGGTTTGAATATATTACTTAAAGGCATTTCAATAATCTTCACAACGCCGtatagcttgagcttgtgcgaccacccctggctgctactccgttatcgatcgggactagctgaagttgcacagggaatcagtagataattatgcttgggagtagcgaaacatctttcaatgtgcaactcctggtaatcctagtgttttgatcaataccggcaccggccaggcccgaacatagatcgcggaaggaaagggaaggattggttagtccgatacttgcttttgctagagaccgtatatactactacacactccacaagtatcacgggaggaggatatttttgttagtaagattatagaagttggatacaGGCATAGGAAAATTCGTTCACTCGCGCGACTGTTGCTAACTGTGGATCACAAAGTAGTCAAAATTTTGTGCTCACTAATTAACCATAATCAACGCACGAAGGGAGAAGTCTAATAACTTAAGAGCAGGTCACTAGATGGGCAAACTGCGAATCAAAAGTGAAGCTTAAAAAATTTAAGAGCAGCGTCAATTCTTCGCTCGTGAATGTTTGTCACGTAGCTTCGCGAAGCTCACAAAGGTTTCTTCATGCATGATTAAAACATAGTACTTATTTTTGCACTGGATTTTTTGCTGACAGACCGCGTTATGGGTAGTTTTGTGATACACTACTAGCAATTTGATCTACTG carries:
- the LOC131689991 gene encoding ADP-ribosylation factor-like protein 5B isoform X2 translates to MVGLDNAGKTTILYQFLMNEVVQTSPTIGSNVEEIVWKNIHFLVWDLGGQQSLRAAWSTYYTNTEFIIMVIDSTDRERLAVTREELYKMLQHEDLTKASLLVYANKQDLQESMSAAEISKQLDLTSIKKHQWHIQSCCALTGEGLYQGLEWIAQRIKKK
- the LOC131689991 gene encoding ADP-ribosylation factor-like protein 5B isoform X1, with the protein product MGLLFAKLWSLFGNEEHKLVMVGLDNAGKTTILYQFLMNEVVQTSPTIGSNVEEIVWKNIHFLVWDLGGQQSLRAAWSTYYTNTEFIIMVIDSTDRERLAVTREELYKMLQHEDLTKASLLVYANKQDLQESMSAAEISKQLDLTSIKKHQWHIQSCCALTGEGLYQGLEWIAQRIKKK